Proteins encoded together in one Lathyrus oleraceus cultivar Zhongwan6 chromosome 5, CAAS_Psat_ZW6_1.0, whole genome shotgun sequence window:
- the LOC127088065 gene encoding agamous-like MADS-box protein AGL104 isoform X2 produces the protein MGRVKLQIKKIENTTNRQVTFSKRRNGLMKKAYELSVLCDVDVALIMFSPSGRATLFSRNRSVEEILDRYINLPDSERGRMHNQEHIQKVLHRLKAETDQICQASSAMNVEAKLKEVQREVLIYRSQLEEMTNRLRVFEGDPSEINTLSEAEYREQVLQETLKHVQMRKRFLEEEHISHASPQVHLTKAVDIDGSSAGTTENALGWFSGDTITNDQILNFVNGYDPPPPLSH, from the exons ATGGGGAGAGTGAAGCTTCAGATCAAAAAGATTGAGAACACAACAAATAGACAAGTCACTTTCTCGAAGAGGAGAAATGGTTTAATGAAGAAAGCTTATGAACTTTCTGTTCTCTGTGATGTTGATGTTGCTCTCATCATGTTTTCTCCTTCTGGTAGAGCCACTCTCTTTTCTCGCAACAGAAg CGTTGAAGAAATTCTTGATCGATATATAAATCTTCCAGATAGTGAACGTGGAAG GATGCATAATCAAGAG CATATTCAAAAGGTTCTTCATAGGTTGAAAGCCGAAACCGATCAAATATGTCAAGCTTCTAG CGCGATGAATGTAGAAGCAAAACTCAAG GAGGTTCAAAGAGAAGTTCTTATTTACAGGTCTCAATTGGAAGAGATGACGAATCGGCTGAG GGTTTTCGAAGGAGATCCTTCTGAGATTAACACATTAAGTGAGGCCGAATATCGTGAACAGGTCCTTCAAGAAACTTTAAAACATGTACAAATGCGAAAA CGTTTCTTGGAGGAAGAACATATTTCTCATGCATCTCCACAG GTACATCTTACAAAAGCTGTAGATATAGATGGATCTTCTGCTGGAACTACAGAGAATGCATTAGGCTGGTTTTCAGGAGATACTATTACCAATGACCAGATTTTGAACTTTGTGAATGGTTATGACCCTCCTCCTCCTCTCAG TCACTAA
- the LOC127088065 gene encoding agamous-like MADS-box protein AGL104 isoform X1 — protein MGRVKLQIKKIENTTNRQVTFSKRRNGLMKKAYELSVLCDVDVALIMFSPSGRATLFSRNRSVEEILDRYINLPDSERGRMHNQEHIQKVLHRLKAETDQICQASSAMNVEAKLKEVQREVLIYRSQLEEMTNRLRVFEGDPSEINTLSEAEYREQVLQETLKHVQMRKRFLEEEHISHASPQVHLTKAVDIDGSSAGTTENALGWFSGDTITNDQILNFVNGYDPPPPLSDQQSLNTVVDTMTPTSTFLHTANMDHDYQICLKDGAEADINNTPSPEFGQVMDTSLDFWANVYHSGSLSIAETREEELLEQNLLNVFPQIF, from the exons ATGGGGAGAGTGAAGCTTCAGATCAAAAAGATTGAGAACACAACAAATAGACAAGTCACTTTCTCGAAGAGGAGAAATGGTTTAATGAAGAAAGCTTATGAACTTTCTGTTCTCTGTGATGTTGATGTTGCTCTCATCATGTTTTCTCCTTCTGGTAGAGCCACTCTCTTTTCTCGCAACAGAAg CGTTGAAGAAATTCTTGATCGATATATAAATCTTCCAGATAGTGAACGTGGAAG GATGCATAATCAAGAG CATATTCAAAAGGTTCTTCATAGGTTGAAAGCCGAAACCGATCAAATATGTCAAGCTTCTAG CGCGATGAATGTAGAAGCAAAACTCAAG GAGGTTCAAAGAGAAGTTCTTATTTACAGGTCTCAATTGGAAGAGATGACGAATCGGCTGAG GGTTTTCGAAGGAGATCCTTCTGAGATTAACACATTAAGTGAGGCCGAATATCGTGAACAGGTCCTTCAAGAAACTTTAAAACATGTACAAATGCGAAAA CGTTTCTTGGAGGAAGAACATATTTCTCATGCATCTCCACAG GTACATCTTACAAAAGCTGTAGATATAGATGGATCTTCTGCTGGAACTACAGAGAATGCATTAGGCTGGTTTTCAGGAGATACTATTACCAATGACCAGATTTTGAACTTTGTGAATGGTTATGACCCTCCTCCTCCTCTCAG TGATCAACAGTCACTAAATACTGTTGTCGATACAATGACGCCAACTTCAACCTTTCTGCACACTGCAAACATGGATCATGACTACCAAATTTGTCTCAAGGATGGTGCGGAGGCTGACATTAATAATACACCAAGTCCTGAGTTTGGACAAGTTATGGACACCAGTTTGGATTTTTGGGCAAACGTATATCATTCAG GGTCATTGTCAATTGCAGAAACAAGAGAAGAAGAACTACTTGAACAGAATTTGCTCAATGTATTCCCTCAAATATTTTAA
- the LOC127088064 gene encoding putative cyclin-A3-1, with amino-acid sequence MIETRSSKRKSNHQIQPINKKRVVLGELPNSTNLTVTQKNLNPRKPTPGKKKKNPSEDFDGPVVSEIYMYLRSMEMEKKRRPMMDYMVIVQRDITPHMRGILVDWLVEVAEEYKLVPDTLHLAVSYIDRFLSFNDINRTKLQLLGVSSMLIASKHEEISPPYVEEFCFITDNSYNKDEVLEMEADILKTLEFDTANPTVKTFLRRFNEIACEKKNASSLQFEFLSNYLAELSLLDCVCLRFLPSLVAASATLLARFIVWPKAYPWTPTLQEYSRYRPDELKECVLILHDLYMARREASFDASREKYKQHKFKHVANLPSPPHLPSSLFEVE; translated from the exons ATGATTGAAACACGCTCTTCAAAGAGAAAATCCAACCACCAGATTCAACCCATCAACAAGAAGCGTGTTGTGTTAGGGGAACTTCCCAATTCAACCAATCTCACTGTTACTCAAAAAAACCTTAACCCAAGAAAACCAACACcggggaagaagaagaagaacccTAGTGAAGATTTTGATGGCCCGGTTGTTTCTGAGATTTACATGTATCTTCGATCAATGGAG ATGGAGAAAAAGAGAAGACCGATGATGGATTACATGGTTATAGTTCAGAGAGATATTACTCCACATATGAGAGGGATTTTGGTTGATTGGTTAGTTGAGGTTGCGGAAGAATACAAGCTTGTTCCTGATACACTTCATCTCGCTGTTTCATACATAGATAGGTTTCTGTCTTTTAATGATATCAATAGGACCAAGCTTCAGTTGTTGGGTGTTTCATCAATGCTCATTGCATC GAAACATGAAGAAATAAGCCCACCTTATGTGGAAGAGTTCTGTTTTATAACTGACAATTCGTATAACAAAGATGAG GTTTTAGAGATGGAAGCTGACATACTCAAAACCCTAGAGTTTGATACAGCCAATCCCACTGTTAAGACTTTTCTAAG GAGGTTTAATGAAATTGCCTGTGAGAAAAAAAAT GCTTCAAGTTTGCAGTTTGAGTTCTTAAGTAACTATCTTGCTGAGCTAAGTTTATTGGATTGTGTTTGTTTGAGATTCTTGCCTTCTTTGGTGGCCGCGTCTGCCACACTGCTTGCTCGATTCATTGTTTGGCCTAAAGCTTATCCTTGG ACACCAACCCTGCAAGAATACTCTAGATATAGACCAGACGAGTTGAAAGAATGTGTTCTCATCTTACATGATTTGTATATGGCTAGAAGGGAAGCTTCATTTGACGCTTCTCGAGAGAAATACAAGCAGCACAAG TTTAAACATGTGGCAAACCTGCCTTCGCCTCCTCATTTACCAAGTTCTCTGTTTGAAGTAGAGTGA